AGCCCAGTATAAAATCAAAATGTACTCCATCTCTCCCAGCAAAAACCAGCCGTTCTCTCACGAGCTCACGGCGCCGGCATCCCAGTCTTTCCCCTCGATCCACCATCCACCGCGCCCGCTGCCCAGCCTTCGCCATGGCTAGTGCATGCACGAACCTCACTGATGCCACGCGCCTGGTGCAGGTCCTCAAGATCGACGGCTACAGCGCGAGTACGTCCAGTGGCGATTGCATCAAATCCAGATGGATTGTCGATGGTTACGAGTGGGAAATTCAGCTGTATCCTGCAACCTCGCAGTTCGGGATCGCTTATGAGTATAACGAACCTTTGTATCGGAAGTCGACCAAGTCCAAATTTGTCGACGGGAAATCGTCCTGGGACTATTGCTCGGACGCAGCTCCTCTGACGTACGGCGCactcgctgacgtgtggacccggacccacgcgtcagtggccCAACGTCAGGTGGCCGTACGTCAGGGGATCCGGCCTATTGCTCGAGGTGGGTTGCAGTGAAGCTTGCGTTCCTCGGTGAACCCGGAACGAGCAAGAAGAATTACACCGTGAAGGCGACTTTAGGCTGCCGGTTGATAGACCAGAGGGGCGTGGTTGGACCATCCCAAGAAAAGAGCATGTCACATCAATTCTTGAGTCCTCAGGAGTCAGGATTACTCACCTGCACCTGCAGTAGTGCTCATTGAGATGCACGATCTGGCAGAGTCCGGCTACCTCAGGGACAATTTTTGGCTATGGAATGCGCCATCACGGTGCTCAGGCAATTACCAGTACCAACAATCACAGACGAGAAAGTGGTCGCGCCGCCGGCACCCACTAACTTGCACCAGCACCTCCGCGAACTCCTGCGGAGCGGGACGGGCGCTGACGTCACCTTCATCGTGTCCGGCGAGTCCTTCGCTGCGCACAAGCTAATACTTGCCTCAAGGTCACCTGTGTTCATGGCGGAATTCTTTGGAGCAATGAAGGAGAAGCGCTCGCGTCGTGTAGAGGTGCAGGACATGGAGGCGTCAGCATTCAGGGCCATGCTGCACTTCATCTACACGGACAGTGCCCGAGCTTGATCCACGGGTCGAGCAGGTGGCGACAATGGCCCAGCATCTGCTTGCGGGTGCTGACAGGTACGGGTTGGAGAGGCTCAAGCTGATTTGCGAAAGCAAGCTCTCCCGTGGCATCACCGTCGAGACCGCGGCGACGACTCTCGCTCTGGCGGAACAGCACAACTGCTCGCAGCTCAAGGCCAAGTGCATCGAGTTCATTGTCTGCACTACTGCGGTTCTTGATGCGGTGTTGGCGACGGAGGGGTACAAGCACCTGGAGGCCAGCTGCCCTTTGGTGCTGGCAGACCTCCTCAAGTCTGCCCGTGGGAGAAATTTGAAGCGCAGCAAGCGCTAGAGCTCCAAGATTTCAGGATCCCTATGCTTGTCCTGCCTAGCATATGCTCTAGTATGGTGATGTCTGTCAGTCTATCTAAATTTACTAATATGAGTGTGTGATTTGTGACAGTTGCAATGCCTCGTTCCGTTGAAGAAATTAATGAATGATATGTTCCTTTCTATTAAAAACATGTGCTAGTAGTATTAGAAACTTAATTATTCTATCTAATTCCCCTCAAGTGTCCAAGATTTCAACAAAGTTAATGTGTGCAGAGCAAGTTTGCAATGTTAACGTAAGGTGGTTCGTAGTTTTCAGACATGATTCGCTCTGCTGCAGCCTGCAGCCACATATCTCTCTGTTTAATTACCTGGAGTAGTTTTCGTCCGAACAGCTTGTCATCCAATTTTGATAGCTCGAGTTAGAAGTGCTGCCATGGTCTTTGTTTACTCCCTCTGGCCATTAATACAGTAAGATATTTTgattatttcaatatggactacagacGGACTGAAATGAGTGTACAAACACACTAAATGTGTCTATATTCGTCCTAATCAGTTTAAGTTACTCTAGAACATGTTATAACAGTGAATGGATGGAGTATCTTGCAGGCCTGGAGGTAACGTCTGAATTGATCTCCGCTTTATTATGCTTTGGAGATCATCCTGCAATGTTACTAGTAAGGTGTCCGTGCTATGCTACGGAGCCGCATAAAACAAGGTTGAATATATGGgacaagaaacggagggagtagcttgcaACTGATCAAGTTCTTCAAATCAATCATATTCAGTTTCAGTTGCTATGTGTTCCAGACGCCCCCCAAGCTGCTCAGTGGATATGCATCTCAACATGCCACACAACAAACATCATTGGATCAAATTGGGTGGAGATTACAATGGTTTCGCCGCGCATTGCTTACCCACAAACTGTCTCCTATAGCAAGAGCTCAGTTACACGCTTACCGCAAGAATGAATCCAACCAAACATACAACTGCCAAAATGTCTGGAtcatgcctgcctgcctgcctgctgaTCTCATGTTTGAGGATCTGCTCCGTTTTACATCCGAGGACCATACGTCGTCCTTGCTGAAGAAGGCCTCATCAACGCGCAAGTGCTATAGTGTATCCACGTGATCGATGCTTCACGTTGCTACGCTACTGGAAGTAGGTGAGCTGAGCCCAAGACCCTGTCCTGTGCCTTTAGTGCCTGAATCGGATGAACAAGAGAGAACACATTACATTGTCCTGTCTTCAGAGTAAACTGTAAGAATGAAACTGCTCCTAGTGATTGGTAGGTCTGCCATATTTACCTCCTTTTCCCAATCTATGCACCACGCGATAAATGTGAGCAGCACCAGTTTGGTGAAGCTGCCCGAAACGATGCCAAGCCAGAGACCCTAGTCGAAGCACCAGTTTCAGATTTCAGGACATCCATTCAATTCAATGACAGGTAAAATAATTGAGTAGGAGAAGTTCTTACCATTCCGTTTAGGTGGAAGACAAATGCAAGCATCGCAGCCAAGGGAATGCCTAGCAGGTAGAATGCACCGAGATTCACGGCTGCGCCGATGTTCTGCTTGCCACTGCCGGTAAGCACGCCTTTACAGTTGTGAAAAATATGGTGTTAATTGTGTAAATTAGCTCTTGCTGTTATGGATTGCTGATTATATATATTCAGAAGTAGCTGTATAGAACAATGAAGACTATGTACCTGAAAGAGAACTGTGGAGTCCATCTATCAAGTAAGATATTCCGAGAATGGGCAGCATCCTTGAAATGTATGTGACGATTTCCTGCTCATTGCTGTACAGATACCCCCAAACATTCCGCAGCAAGACCATGGTCAGGGCTAACACCAATCCTACAGATAAGGCCATGTACATGACCACTCGCGTCGCTAGCTTTGCTGCTTCTGGGTGGCCAGCGCCAAGTTCGTTTGAGACGCGCGTGCTACGGACGAGACAAAGAGCAAGAATCAGCTGAGTAGATAAACAAGATTATATATTGGACTTATGAAAATTCAAACTGTACCACATATATGATGAGACTTCATAATGTTACTCATTGGATTCAGAATTGGTCTTCTGTGTTGAAGAATTACAACTGACCTGATAGAAGAAGAAAGGCCAAGCGGCACCATGTACAACAGAGCACCTGTGTTAAGGCTGCAAAAGGGAGCAACTAAGTTACGTACAGAGAACAAGCTATATATATATAGGCGTGTTTAATTTTTGAAGCTGAAATCGCAGATGATATGAACATGATCTGAACATTGTGCTTACCATATTGACAGCACTGATGTCTCAAGCTGTGGATTCGGCAGAAGCCCAGAGAGAAGCACAAGGATCTCAAATGACCACCACTCCAAGCTGCACATGCACAAGCAGTAATTATTCCAACGTTTTTGCAAGTGAAAATAATTGGTTTATACCACAGAAGAAAAGGAAATCaaaatttctctttttttttaggGATATACCAACCAGATCATCATGGCGGACGGCATGGCGAGCGCGGTGAACTGGCGCAGCTCCCTGAACGCCTCTCTGGAGAAGCCGCTCCATGTGTTCTTGCAGGTGCTCGACAGCCTGACGTACAGAGCCAGTATGACCAGATTGATGCCGTAGGAGACGGCGTTGCTGAGCGCGGCGCCCTTGCTCCCCAGGCCGGCCTTGTACACCAGCAGCCAGCAGACGAGCGGGTGGCAGAGCGCCGTGGTGCCGGAGCTGGCCGTCACGGGCAGCACGATGCTCTGCGACTGCAGGAACCGTATGTGGCACTGCAGCGGCACGTACACGACGAGCGACGGGATCATCCACCGCGCATACTCGCCGGCCACGGCCGATATGGCCGGGTCCTGGCCGAGGGAGACGAGGATCCTGGTGGTGTTGGCCCAGATGAGGACGATGGGGACGCAGGCGAGCGAGAGCACCACCATCGCGCGCTGCTTGTAGACGCCGAGCCGGTGGTACAGCCGCGCCCCGTAGGCCTGGCCGCAGAGCGTGTCCATCGCCGTCGCCATGCCGGTCTGCAGCCCACCAGATTAATCAATCAGCAACCGGCTGTCTCCAAGCCGAGGGCACGGAAGAATTAATAAAATAGATGGGGACTAGGGGGGCGTAATGGCACGTACGAGGAGGCTGTAGCCGGTGACGTTGGCGAGGGAGGTGGCGAGGGAGGCGCCGGCGAGGGGCAGCTCGCCGAGGTGGCCGACGACCATGACGGACACCATGTTGACGACGTTCTGGAGGATGCAGCTGGCGATGATGGGCCCGCCGAGCCGCACCAGCCGCTTCACCTCCGCCGCGGCGAGGCCCTGGCGCGCCCCATCGTCGTCCGCCGCGTCCTTGCCGGGCCGCGCCGCCGCGAGCAGCGGCTCGTGGACGGGCGCGCCGGGCTTGGCGTCCATGGATTAGGAAATTGGGTGGGGGGCGACGGGAGGGAGGGCGGAGGGCCTTTTTATGGGGAGGTTTGATGCGGCGTGACCGTGTGACGCTGGGACAATTTGGATCCACCGCTGGATTTTCTTTGCCACCGCGTCACGAATctcctcttcttttctttctttttcgagGGATCCTTTTATGGGAAGGTGTGATATCAGATGTGCAAAGGTTAGGGCGTCCTCCTCAAAAACGTCTGCAATACTACGGAACAAGGTGTGTAGACGTAGTTTATTATATATGCAACACGAACCCTTATTTTTCCGTCTACATGTATCTATTTTTTCGTAAACCGGGCACAAATTGGAGGAGGTTTGCGGGCATCTGGAACGCAGCCATGTACACACCTGACTGCCATGTAAACCCAAAAAATCTCCCGCGTGAAACTTGTCGTTAAAGGTGGAAGGCCTTCGTATGGGAAGGTTTGATGTGATGTGACCGTGTGACGCCGGGTCAATTGGATTCACAGCTGGATTTTCTTGTTTCCGTTGTGTTGCGGCTTTTCTGGCTTTTGGCAAATTTTCATAGATGTTAAAACCCCGATGTTGTTGTCGTTCCCCTAAAGGAAAAAACGCACTGTTGTTTGGTTAGGGCCTGGACCTGCTGAGGTCGTCAAACAATGCCTCGACGATTTTAACCATGATATTCGAGTAATATAAATTATTTTCTAGCAAAAATAATTACCTTTTTCTGTGAAAAGGATCAATCAAATCTATTGTAAAAGTTCAAAAGTTCATCGGAGATACAAAACATCTCAAAtataacaaaaaaaatcaaaatttagaGACCACCGAATGATCACTACTGCCATCAGAACAGGCTGCCGACGTGCCGCTATTGCCTCTTCTACCGGAGCTGGCTTGACCTTGTTGATGATAGTCAACAAGGTGTGTAGACGTCATTTATCATCGAACACGAACCCTTATTTGTCCGTGAACGCGTCTGCTTTTTATTCTAAACCTGACACAAATTAGGGGGAGGTTTGTGGGCGTCTGAAACACCGTCATGTACGCATCTTACCGCCATGTTCGCCACGTCAAACCCGAAAGTATCCCCCGCGTGAAACACTTGACGTGGATTCATGTCGTTAAAGGTGGGAGTCCTTTATATGGGAAGGTTTGATGTAATGTGACCATGTCAAGCTGGGTCAATTGGACCCATAGCTGCATTTTCTTGTTTCATTTCTATTGCAGCTTTTCCAGCTTTTGGCGAACTTCCGTTGATGTCAAAAACACAATTGTCGCTTCCCTCAAAGAAAATACGCACTGTCGTTTGGTTGGGGTCTTGGACCTGATGATGTCGTTGAACAATGCCGCGTTGAATGTAACCCTGTATTTGAGTAATACAAATTATTTTCCCATTAAAAGTTACACTTTTTCTTGTGAAAATGATCAAATCTATTATAGAAGTTGGAAGTAAAAAGCATTTTAAACATagtaaaaattacattgagatttcGAGAACACCGAACCACTACTTTTGTCAGAACGAGACATCGACGCACCGTTGTCGCCACTCCTCAACCGGAGCGGGCTTGACCTTGACAGCCAGGAAGTTTCCGTGCACTTGCCTTTAAGGACCAGCGCCCTGGAGCCGCAGTCATCGCCGTTGAACCTTTGCATAGATTTGCAGCATGTGACACCAAATCTCCCTACATGACGAGGAACCGTAACCTCATCGCCCCTAAGAGACAGCAGGAATCTATGCTGGAGCTCACTCGAGTTGGATGGGAACCAAGAAGAAGTCTTGCCATTCGTCTGAGCGCCATGCCTGCGAGGACTAAAAAATCATACGCTAAACTACTAACTGGAGCGAAGGCATTAGGATTCGCCTCCCCACTACCGCCGCCGGAGCAGCAGGTAGAGGGATGGTGAATCCACAACCTCGCCAATGAAGTCTGGAGTGTAATTTTTGCCCTAACCGTCTAGGGTTAGAGGaggaaaactgaaggaaatatgccctagaggcaataataaagttattatttatttccttatatcatgataaatgtttattattcatgctataattgtattaaccagaaacataatacatgtgtgaatacatagacaaacttagtgtcactagtatgcctctactcggctagctcgttaatcaaagatggttatgtttcctaaccatgaacaaagtgttgttatttgattaacaaggtcacatcattagttgaatgatctgattgacatgacccattccattagcttagcacccgatcgtttagtatgttgctattgctttcttcatgacttatacatgttcctatgactatgagattatgcaactcccgtttgccggaggaacactttgtgtgctaccaaacatcacaatgtaactgggtgattataaaggagctctacaggtgtctccaatggtagatgttgggttggcgtatttcgagaataggatttgtcactccgattgtcggagaggtatctctgggccctctcggtaatgcacatcacataagccttgcaagcattgcaactaatgagttagttgcgagatgatgtattacggaacgagtaaagagacttgccggtaacgagattgaactaggtattggataccgacgatcgaatctcgggcaagtaacataccgatgacaaagggaacaacgtatgttgttatgcggtctgaccgataaagatcttcgtagaatatgtaggagccaatatgggcatccaggtcccgctattggttattgaccggagatgtgtctcagtcatgtctgcattgttctcgaactgtagggtccgcacgcttaacgttacgatgacagttattatgagtttatgcattttgatgtaccgaagttagttcggagtcccggatgtgatcacggacatgacgaagagtctcgaaatggtcgatacataaagattgatatattggacggctttattcggacacggaagtgttccgggtgatttcggagaaaaccggagagccggggggttaccggaaccctaccgggagaagtaatgggccatatgggccttagtggagagagaggggggctgcCAGACgtgggccgcgcgccacctcctccctggtccgaattggactaggggagggggcggcgccccccctttccttctcccactccaactctttccccctcctagtaggagtcctactcctactaggaggaggactcctccttggcgcgccacacctggccggccggcctcctcccttgctcctttatatacgggggcagggggcaccctaagacacacaagttgatccacgtgatcgttccttagccgtgtgcggtgccccctgccaccatattccacctcgatcatatcgttgtagtgcttaggcaaagccctacgtcggtagaacatcatcatcgtcaccacgccgttgtgctgacgaaactcttccccgaagctttgctggaccggagcccggggaacgtcatcgagctgtacgtgtgctaagaactcggaggtgccggagtaacggtgcttggatctgtcggatcgggaagacgtacgactacttcctctacgttgtgtcaacgcttccgtagtcggtctgcgtgagtacgtagacaacactctcccctctcgttgctatgcatcaccatgatcttgcgtgtgcgtaggattgtttttgaaattactgtgttccccaacaaaaacGAGGCGTTATAGACATATGATAATTGGGGTAAAAAAATTACTCCTTGGTCCTCAATAATCCATTCCAATATAAAACACTACATAACTCATATGAAGGTCATTCCCAAATGAATAACCTAGAAAACAACCGCGTATTTTCCGAATGAATCAGTAGAAATAGAACGGACAAGGAACACTTCAAACATCCAGACGACTTGCCATCACTGGCGGCACTGAGGGTATTCATGTGTATTCGTGTGAATACCCATTACTGAGCGCAAAAAATATATTAATACATAGATGCAACGTGCACGGCCCACTGCTCGCTCCCTTCTCTTGCTCGTTGCCTCGTTCGGTCGTTCCCCAATCCTATATGAAGCCATGTCAACCAAAGAATCATAACTTTGAGTATACAAATAAAAGTGGAGTTGACCGTCGCTTTTGTCGTGCTTGGTTTAAAAAATTTCCATGGATTAAGTATAGTGTGACAAAAGATAGTGCTTTCTGCTTTGTTTGCTATCTGTTCAAAGATAAGACAAAATATCCCGGTGGAGATGCATTTGTGAAGAATGGATTTAGGAACTGGAACATGAAATCgagattgaagaaacatgaaggTGAGGTTAGtatttgtgacgccccaagaccggagcttcagatgcctttcaTGGGTTTCGAGTTTCGTCGTGtattttgtttggttcgttgcattcatctttgcatcatgtgcattgtcatattcatgcatgttACATTGTTGGATGCTCCTTGTATGATCATGCAtcatcacctcctccttccttcttctttctttcattttggcaaGTGACCTTTTTTCCCCTTCTCCATaaatgttctttcttttcctttaaaCCATACACCTTTCCTTCAACCTCTCTGCTAAATTTCAGatcctttggagttgttttggttaggttcaaaaatgcctcaagtttgaatcatatttaaacttgttttatttttctacctctaaaaatgtccaaaccaaTTTTATCAAATAGGGCATGAATTCAGGGTcatgaggatatttttatatttctcataCACCTCTCCTTTTCCCCTGTgcttttctctttatttttatcCTTGAAGAAAATTAAGGAGAAGGAGACAGCAGCTTAGGCCAGCCACAACCCAATTGGGCCTCTCCTTCCGCGTCGGCCCACCTAGGCCAACTACCGTAccggcccacctaaccctctaaccctagccgctcAACATCTCCACCCCTCTCGTTCCCATCCGCCGCCACCCAATCCCGCATGCATCGAGCGAGGGAGAGCCCCGCTCGATCCCCTTCTTCCTCGAggctctcccctccccctcctatcGATCTCTCCCTCCCCATCGTCTTTCtaaggtagcccatttcttacctgttcgtgagagtataaccgctagtcagttggcagacttatacatctcccgaatcgtgtctctccatggtgttcctttggaaattaactcggatcgaggaagtcttttcacctctcgattttgggaaagtttccaaaatgctatgggaacccgcctttcctttagcaccgcttttcaccctcaatcaagtggtcaagtagaatgcgtcaaccagattctagaagacatgcttcgagcctctgttatctcattcggaatggagtgggagaaatgccttccatttgccgaatttgcttacaacaacagctatcaatctagcttgggtaaagccccttttgaagttctctatggacgacggtgtcgaacaccccttaactggtcagaaaccggggaaagacaattctttggcccggatatgattcaggaagcagaagagcaagttcgcatcgttcgtgaaaagttgaaaacagcccaatctcgtcaaaagagtcaatatgaccgaaaacataaggctatgactttcgaggttgacgagaaggcttaccttcgggttactcctctgaagggaacccatcgtttcggtatcaaaggcaaattggctccccgttacattggaccttttcgtattctcgctaaacgaggagaagttgcctaccagttggaactacctccgcatctctccagagtccacgatgtcttccatgtttctcaactcaggcgttgcttctcggatcctatctgtggagtggaccacgaaacgcttgatctccaagataatctgacgtatcgagagtaccccattcgtatcctcgatcaggccgagcgtaccactcgacgtcataatatcaagtttctcaaagttcaatggtcgcaccattctgaggatgaagcaacatgggaaagggaggatcgtcttcgactcgagtatcccgccttctttccggaggaacccaaatctcgggacgagattcttttgagtgggggtgagttgtcacaccctagctagttcatgcattagagtgttgcatcatgtttattctttcatcagaaacctaaaatggggatgacagaacccccagccccctctgaaatcaactagggtttactaaaaactttttcaatgaacctgaaatgcccttctaaaatgcccatcattttttgtcttggttcagaacctctgccaaaagtgatgcacattttcctagatcatcttagggtctttgaattaaatcatagatatttgaatttgggcatttaaaattatataaaatattcagatgctcaaatatctccaaactaaaatgtttcatgttcgaaataatccaactatggaccaggagtagtttggtgattttaggagttgcctaagtatttttaataattcaacaaagttgcagaagtattaaaaaaacagaaaacaggagaaatagcaaaaacttacctggcgcccagcacccggcccacctgccggcccagcccagcgccgctccagcgagctgcttgccggccaggcaggcaggcaggtgcccgacggcgaccgcagcgcgcgccacgcagctggccgtcgccctgcttcacctcctcgcctcggggctagatggatgaactccacgccgcgccatgaacctccaggacacctccattctcccccaactcctctctctcgcgctcccccgccgtggccgacgccatcgccgccaccccctcgccgtagccacgccctccgtcaaccccacgccgtgccgccgtgtccaggagctccgccaccctcctctccttcgagcaagccgagccccgagcgctcgcaaggcccgagcccaccgcatcgacctcgactgaACCGCCGTCGCcgaagatccccttcaacgccgtcgtcgctccggcccgtccccggccgcaccaagtgcttcgtcgaactccccgtgagcttagccatcttcccctcccttcttttcttgcttccgagccgtgtagcgacctcccggagctcaaccgcacccaccgccgcggagctcgtcgccgacgtgctctcggtcaccctccggccacaaactggtgtccatcatgctcaccgtgtcacgtagcacctaaccagctactccccgcacctcaccgacccctctagcgtaaagttcgccctcggccgaactccggtggccgccaaagtcgtcgccggcgccaactccggccaccccgaccccaacagactccaccaagagctgcggctcctcctcagctccactccgatggcctccacgtctcgtttggttgccggaacggcaaaaaccacttccgccgccgcgtcgggctcgctggcggctaaacgccggtgcagccgacccggttttgaccgcgggtgggccctggttgactctcctgagtcaatgacaggtggggcccagccctgttaactatttaggattagtttaaattaattttagtttaactaatcacactaacacgcgggacccactgtcaggtttgacccggaccgtgtcccgttgacccgctgatgtcacactgacgtcaggctgacgcagtaattgattttctgaatttattctaatataggaaattccagaatatagtttaaacttcaaaaattcataacttttaatctgtagctccaaatcagacaagttatatatgaaaaatgatcagaaaaatccaatctatccatctgtactattttcatgcatgattaaacaagttaacttgatgtttaatgcagaacaaggtaaaacactttaaagggccatgtatgagtttgaaatttgaatctttggttcaaattggttcaaacccttctggtcttagttgcattagcccaacacactcatattgccacatttcatgcatgcatcatattgtcgcacattgtttggtgatggttgtgtatcggtgttctttgcggcaggttctgcctccgaggagtaccgtgattaccctagcgaagaaccgtatcagtgcatcgaaccatcaggcaagcaaccaaccatttgatcatatcgatacaatcccatgttctcgctcctgctctcttttactgcattaagacaacgcgtttcaaactgctgtgtgttacggtagttggacccatttcctctgcatgacctgtcattgccacagtaactagatgaaacccactagcatgtgtaggagttgtttgagccatatgtatgtgttgttcctaccttgctatgcctgctatgcttagagtcgtgtcaggtctggttcatccgggtgatggactagagtgaaatgattatgtcggtaataagagtggtgtggtgaacacgatttggtaaaggtatcgatgagaggccatgtaggagtacatggtgggttgtttcattgaagccgaccttaagcactgagatctgtatgtgtgatttaagattcagctactaccatgcattgggcccgaaaccaatggaccctctcgacttcttattcaccctagttctctgtccaggagttgcaagtagtttctggtgtttgtagcctactggaggccgtggatagcgctgaccgtaggggtgggctgtgatgcggtaggtacgtggcacggtgtaccaaatacccgttaggtatctcgggaaccctgttcacatcgtttggggctgtgagcgaaacctcggccggatctcctcatggatggaacccgaataggcgataaacctggactagagacttaggtgattaggtaggtcgtggccgacacccacgttgggcttccgcttgaa
This portion of the Triticum dicoccoides isolate Atlit2015 ecotype Zavitan chromosome 7A, WEW_v2.0, whole genome shotgun sequence genome encodes:
- the LOC119330155 gene encoding protein DETOXIFICATION 16-like; translated protein: MVSVMVVGHLGELPLAGASLATSLANVTGYSLLTGMATAMDTLCGQAYGARLYHRLGVYKQRAMVVLSLACVPIVLIWANTTRILVSLGQDPAISAVAGEYARWMIPSLVVYVPLQCHIRFLQSQSIVLPVTASSGTTALCHPLVCWLLVYKAGLGSKGAALSNAVSYGINLVILALYVRLSSTCKNTWSGFSREAFRELRQFTALAMPSAMMICLEWWSFEILVLLSGLLPNPQLETSVLSICLNTGALLYMVPLGLSSSISTRVSNELGAGHPEAAKLATRVVMYMALSVGLVLALTMVLLRNVWGYLYSNEQEIVTYISRMLPILGISYLIDGLHSSLSGVLTGSGKQNIGAAVNLGAFYLLGIPLAAMLAFVFHLNGMGLWLGIVSGSFTKLVLLTFIAWCIDWEKEALKAQDRVLGSAHLLPVA